In Candidatus Omnitrophota bacterium, the genomic window CCGGGATCAACAAATTTCTCCATATCAGCTTTGTCTGGACCCTGCAGAATATTTTAGGCTATGTATTTTATCCTATCGCGGTGATCCTGGGCGTTCCGTTACAGGACGCGGGGACAGTCGCACGGATAGTCGGTGAAAGGACGATCGTAACGGAGGTGGTGGCTTATCAGGACCTGGCTGCTGTTTTAAGCAAGGGCCTGCTGCGCGACCCGCGTTCAGCGGTGATCACGGTCTATGCCTTATGCGGTTTCGCGCATTTTGCATCAATGGCGATCTTTGTGGGGGCGGTTTCCGCTTTAGCGCCTAAAAGGACCCGCGATATCTCAGCTATAGCTTTTCGGGCGCTGGCGGCGGCGACTCTGGCTTGCCTTATGACCGCCTGCGTCGCCGGGGTATTCTTCAACGCGAACGGGACGATCCTTTTAGGCAAATAAAATATGCAGTATCTCAGCGAACATCATATCCTGATATTTTTAGTCCAGATTTTTATTCTTCTGGGCTTGGCCCGGGGACTGGGCGAGTTGTTTAACAGGTTCAAACAGCCTGCGCTTACCGCGGAGATACTGGTAGGCATATTGCTGGGGCCGACTATCCTGGGCAGGTTTTTTCCGCATTTGCACCAGGCTATATTCCCGCCTGATCTGCTGCAATCTAATATGTTACAAACAGTCGCTTGGTTGGGGCTGTTGTTCTTCCTTATGGAAACCGGATTGAAAATGGATTTTTCCATAGCCTGGAGATACCGCTCAGAGGCGCTGACGATCGCGCTTACCGATATAATCGTGCCGATGACCATCGCTTTTACCGCCAGTTATCTTTTGCCTGCGCATTATCTGGTGGATCCGGGGCAGAGGGTCGTTTTTTCGCTTTTTATGGCTACGGCAATGACTATAAGCGCGATGCCTGTGACTATCAGGGCCCTTAATGACCTTAATCTTTCCAAGACCGATTTGGGTTTCCTGATAATGTCGGCTTTGGCGGTAAACGAGATCATCGGATGGCTCATATTCACGCTGATCCTCAGTTTTATTACCAGCGTGAATGTGGATATGGTCAGGATCTTCCTGGTCTTTTCAGTGGCGGTCGGTTTCATGATCTTTTGTATGACCGTGGGGAAAAATCTGGTGAACAGGGTGATCACCAGGATCAAAACGCTCAATATGTCGGAACCGGGCAGCTCATTGACCTTTATTTGCCTGCTTGGTTTTTTCTGCGGCGCGGTGTTCCAGAAGATCGGGATCAATGCCCTTATGGGGTTCTTTGTCGCCGGGGTAATGGCCGGAGAGGCCCGGTCGCTTTCGGTCAGGACCAGGCAGGTAATATCGCAGATGGTCTATGCCATTTTTGTCCCGCTTTTCTTCGCGTGTATCGGGTTGAATGTCGACTTTCTCAAGAACTTCAATCTATTTCTGGTGTTTTTCGTGACTGTCGTAAGCATAAGCGGTAAATTCCTGGGCGCGTGGCTGGGAGTGAATTTCACCGGCCTTCCCAGGACGAATCGGCTCTCCATAGCCATAGCCCATACCCCCGGTGGCTCGATCGAGATTGTGATCGCGCTTCTGGCCCTGCAGTATAATTTGATCAGCCCGGTTATGTTCGTGGCTATTGTTTGCGGGGCGATCCTTTCCTCGATAATATTCGGCCCCTGGCTGAAATACTCGGTCACCCGGCGCAAGGAGATAAGCATACTGGAGTTCTTCTCAAGGGAAACGATAATCCCTGAGTTAAAGTCGGAAAGCAGGGATAACGCGATATACGAGCTTTGCGCGTTGGCCGCTGAACAGGACAATTCCCCGCAGTCGGATACGCTTTATTCCGGGGTAATGGAACGCGAAAACTTGATGGCTACTGCAGTGGAAGAGGGGATAGCTTTGCCTCACGGGCGTTTCGCTTCGTTAAGGAGGCCGCTGGTGGTTTTCGGCCGGTCGGTTACCGGGATCGACTGGGATTCCCCGGACGGTAAGCCCACGCACTTCGTTTTTCTGATATTGACCCCGGCGGGCGATGATGAATTCCAGATCCAGATATTAAGGCATATCGCCAAAACCATGATCGAGAAAGATACCCGGGAATCGATAATGCGCTGCGGCAATGCCCAGGGATTATGGGGCATTCTGCAAATCGCGCTCACCGCAAAACGCGTTGTCCGCAAGCCTAAAACCGGCCATTCTCCGGCTGATAAATAACAGCAATATTCCAATTAAGAGCGAAACCATGATCTTGGAGCAGGGCAACATCTTCGAGCATCCGGCGGATAATAAGGATAAAGAGGCATTTCAAGCCATTCTTAAAAACGATTCTTTTGAGCTGGAAAGTATAATATCGCAGGGCCAGCGCACAGAGCAGGGCAAGTGGCTGGATGAAGAAAATAACGAATGGGTGGTCCTTTTAAGCGGGAAGGCCCGGCTTTTATTCGAACGGGGAAATATTGTCCGCGAGCTCAAACCCGGGGATTACGTTTATATCCCCAGTCATTGCCAACACCGGGTGGAGTGGACTGCCCCGGGTGAGAAGACCGTATGGCTGGCTTTGCATTTTAAGCCTTCGGGAAAATCGCGAGGATGCGGAGGGCATGGGCTCGCGTCCGGACAGGTAAAGATCGTGCGCACCGCCAGAAGGAAAAAGACCATTGCCGCCAGGATGGTTGACGGCGTTCTATGCGTTTTCTGCCCGCGGAATACCCCGCAGGATTTCCTGGTGCGGACGGTCGAGAAGTTCAAGGTAAAATTCAACAAACAGGCTTTGAAAAAGCAATTGAACCGGGATAAAGACCTGCGAACGGTCGCGTCCGAGCTTAACCGTAAATATTTCCAGGGAAAGCTGACCGTTAATTCAATAGAATACGTTACCGACCAGAAGAGTAAATTCGGGTGCTGTAATTATCATAAGAAAGCCATTCGTATCGCCCATTGCATAGCCGCGATGCCGGAATGGGTCAGGGATTATGTGGTGGTGCATGAGCTGGCGCATCTTTTGGTGCCTGACCACAGCAGGGCGTTTTGGGATCTGGTGGCGAACTACAAGCTTGCTGAAAGAGCCAAAGGTTATCTTTTAGCTAAGGGGATCGATCATAATGAAGAATCACAGTTCTGATTTTTGTTATTTACGGCCGTTACTGCCCGTGATCGTTTTAGGGCTGGCCCTGTTGAATTGCGGATGTGTTTCTTTGCGGGAGCGCCTTTATTATTCCGCGCCGACTGTCATAAGCGGAACCTGCCGGCAAATGAACACTCCGGGGTTCTGGATAAGCAGGCACGCGGATCCGGACCGGGTAATAATGGATCGCGGGCAGATCGAGCGGTTTAACAGTTGTATAAGCGAAGAACCGGGTCTGGTCAGGGACATAACCGGCCTGGCGGATCTTTATTCCGGCAGGGAATTGGCAGAAGAGTTTAACAGGCAGATCAAAAGTCTTTATCAGCACGGCCTTTATACGTTCAGCGGCAAAAAAGCCGGCAGGGATTTCTATAAAACAGCCGAGGACTTGATGTGTTTGGCAGGGGTCGCGCCTCAGGTTAAGGTGAAATTCGGGTTTATCAGCGCTTCCAGCGATCAGCGGCTTCTGCCTCTTGAAGATGGGCTGTACGCTAAGATAAACGATATAGACTTTGACGAGTTACAGAACAGTTCCCTGGATATCGCTACCCCGGTGGCAGTGCTGCACCAGAGCGTCGACGGCAAATGGCTGTATCTATTGGCTCCGTTAAGCGATGGCTGGGTAAAAGCGGATAATGTGGCGTTATGCAGCAGGCAGCAATTAAAGGGTTTTTTGTCCGCTCAGCGTTTTAGCGTGGTCATCAGCGCCAGGGCCGATATTTTCCTGGATGATCGTCTCACCGATCATTATGATTACCTGCGCATGGGTTCGCGGATAAAGGTCCAGGCTGATCTCACGGATGCAATAGTGAAGGTTAGCGTACCTGTGAAGGATGTGGACGGCGGTTTTATTGAGAAGACCGCGTACATGAAAAAAAATGATCTAAGCCCCGGTTATCTTCCTTATACTCCGCGCAATATGATCGAGCAGGCGTTCAAGCAGCTTAACAGCCCTTATGGCTGGGGAGGGATGAATGGAGAAGCGGATTGTTCCCAGTTTGTTAAAGAGGTCTTTGCCTGCTCCGGTATCTGCCTCCCGCGGAATTCTTCCAGTCAGTCCGGGATAGGCGCTTTGATCGCGGAGTTTAATAATAAGGAAGACTCCCAATCCAAAATAGACATCTTGGGGAAAGTCTATGGTGGAGTTACCATTTTAGGGTTGAAAGGCCATATTATGCTTTTTCTGGGCATGGCTGGCGCAAGGCCTTACGCGATCCACAGCCTTTGGGCCTATCGTCAGAGATCGGGCGGCAAGGATACGGTCAGGCGGGTCAACCGGGTCGTGGTCACCGGCCTTGATCTTGGGAAAGGCTCATTTAAGGGCTCTCTCTTGCAGAGGCTAAAAAGCGTAAGGCAGATATCCGATTAACCCGTCCCTATCATTGTAAACCAAATATAAGTATATAGTTGACAGTTGTTCTCCGGCTGTTATAATTTGATCATGCCGGAGCGAATGACCCGCCTCATATTAGCCGCAGTAACCGTCGGTTGCGCTTGCACCGTTTGTTTCGCGCAGGATCAGCCTCTCAGCCTTGAGCCGATAGTGGTCGCCAGGAGCAATACCCGCTTTTTAAAGGCATATTCGCTGAGTTATGATGAGAGTAGCGGCATATCCGAAGGTTCTCCGTTCAAATCGCTAAGCCAAACTCCTTTAGACCTGCAAAGCCGTAATTTATTTGGAGATATCCAGACGGATATGTCTTTGCGCGGATCCGGCTCCCAGGGCGTTCTTGTCGCTATAGCAAATCAGAGGATAAACGATCCGCAAACGAGCCATTATAATTGCGATATCCCGTTGACAGCCGCAGATATCCAGAGGATCGAGATCATTCCCGGAGCCGCTTCATCGGTTTTCGGCCCGGACGCGGTAGGAGGCGTGGTTAATATTATCCCTAAGAGGCCTATTGCTAAAAAAACGGTGATTGAAACGAAGGCTGGTTCGCACGGAACATTTTACGACCTGTTCAGCTACAGCGACAAAGCCGGGGATCTGGGCCTGCGTTTTTCCCAGGAGAACCATATCTCAGGCGGGTTTCGCGAGGATACGGATTTCAGGAAATCCACCACTGCCGTGAGTTCTTCTTTTGACGCCCCGGACCTGCAGGCGGATATTAACCTGGGATACCAGGATAAGGAATACGGGGCTTATGATTTTTATACCCCGGGCAAAGGTTATCCTTCCCAGGAGCATACCCGGACCTATCTTTTGGATTCCCGGTTAGGCTGGCAGAAGGGGGAGTTAAAGATAAAACCGGGTTTTCTGTGGCGCAGGCATTATGATAAATTCATCCTGGATAAGACCGGATATAAAAGCAAGTCAATAAACCACCACCGCAGCGATATTTATACCCCGTTTGTTTATCTGCAGAGAGAAAGCGAGCTCTTAGGCGCCTCCGGTTTAGGGTTAGAGTGCGGCCAGGAGAGGATGCGTTCCGGCTCCCTGGGAGATCACCAGCGCGGGCATAAAAGCGCCTATATAGAAGATGAAAAAGAGCTTAATGATCTTTGGGCGATAGGCGGATCAGCCAGATTAGACGATTATGACGGGTTCGGCCAAGCGTATACCGGTTCGCTAAACAGCAGGTATAGATTATCCGGCAAAGAATCGGTGTCTCTGGCTGTGTCCAGGAATATCCGCGTGCCTTCTTTTACCGAGCTTTATTACAGCGACCCCACAACCATAGGATATTCCGGGCTGAAGGAGGAGAGGTCGATAAATTACCAGGTAGGTTATGATCGTAAGATCAAAAAGGGCTCCTGGGGCACGGTTTTCTTCATAAGAAAAGAAGACAATACAATCGATTGGGTTAAAAGTATCCCTGATCAGGAAAAATGGCAGGCCGGGAATATCCCGGGAGTGGATGTTTCAGGTATTGAAAGTTATTTTAAGAGGGATATAAATGCCGCGATAAGCCTGGATTCCAATTATACCTATATAAATAAGCCGGCGGATAAACACGGATACCTTTATAAATACGGCCGGAATTATACCCGGCACCTGGCGAATATGCTGTTTAGCTTTAAATTCCCTTTCGCGGATTCATTCCTCGGGGTCACCTATAAGAAAAAACCCGGCAGGGATGGCTGGACTATAGTGAATACCGGCATAAGCCGGCAGGTAAATAAGAATATAAAAGTATATCTGAAGGCGGAGAACCTGTTTAACAGTGAATATCAGGAAATAGAAGGCATTCCTCAGCCAGGCAGGTGGGTAGAGGCGGGGATGCGGCTTGAATGGTAGTGGTAGGGGACGGTTCCTCTGATTATAACATCATACAGACAAATAAGTTACATCTGTCCATTTGTCAACTTTGCTAGAGCTATTTTGTAATATGCCGGTTAAATTATGGCAATGGCGTAGTTGTAACTTAATACGCTGCAAAGAGTAATTTAACGAGGAACCGTCCCCTAAAATAAAAGTTGACAAAAATAAGATTTGTGATATAGTTTATCAAGTAAATAAGGGAGTAGTTATCTGGGACCGTAAGGCGATAGAGAGTGACTCGCTGAGCGGTTTTTTTGTTACTGCCGTTATTTACTAAAAATAACATAGGAAGGAGGTTAGTGAATAATGGCAAAAGGTAAAGTAAAGTGGTTCTCAAACCAAAAAGGTTATGGATTTATTACTCCTGAATCGGGTGCGGATGTATTTGTGCATCACAGCGCGATCCAGGGTGACGGCTATAAGACTTTGGATGAAGGACAGGAAGTTGAGTTTGACATCGAAAAAGGTCCTAAAGGCGAACAGGCTACAAACGTAGTAAAGTTATAACCAACAGTTTCAAAAGGCCCGGTTTCATAATGAGCCGGGCCTTGTTTTTTTAAAACAGACAGGAGCGACAAAATGCATACCGGAAAAATTAAAAAGCTGGTCCGCGACAGAGGTTTTGGTTTCATCAGCGACACAGACGGCAGGGAAGTTTTCTTTCATCAGAGCAGCCTGGTGGATGTACAGTTTGCTGCTTTGAATGAAGACCAGTTGGTTGATTTTGAGGTAGAAAAATCGCCCAAAGGCCCTCGCGCCATAAACGTCAAGCCTTCTACTGGTGAAGCGCCGTCAGCTGAAGCTCAGGCGTAATAGCCTGGTTTTAAATAGCAGAAGCAGTATAATAATAGATAGAAATGATCCTGCGGTAAGGAGCTCGATTCTGTAGCCAAGGGTGAGAGATAAATCAGGCCTATCCTTGTTTTCGCGGGGATAGGCCTTTTTTTATAGGTTTTTTAAGCGGAGAGAATGATGGAGAAACATCTGGGAGCAGTAGTGATAATCGTGAAAAAAAGGCAAGAAGCGGCATCCGGGGTGAATGAATTGCTTTCGCAGTTCGGCAATATCATCGTTTCCAGGACGGGGTTCCCTTATGAGAAACGCGGGGTCAACGTGATCACCCTTATTGTGGACGGGACCACAGACGAGATCGGCGCTTTGACCGGCAAACTGGGAATGTTCAAGAGCGTGACTGTTAAGACCACGCTGGCAAAGGTGTAGCTGATCTATAATCGATAATCTATAGTCGATTGATCGGGTTGTAAAAAAGAGAAAAGGCTCGAAGATGCAGAATGTTTTGGATAAGATAAAGGCTTGGTGAAGATGTAGCTGATCTATAGCCGGTAGTTTGAATGTAGAAACGCAAGAGGATCGAAAATGCATAACGCGTTAAAAGAGATCAAGGATTTTAAGAAAATGACCATCAAAGAGGAAGAGAACGCCAAGTATCTTAACGGCGGCAAGGATTTTATAGATGATCCGGAGATATCCCGCTTGTTAAAGGTCCGCCGGGATATCGAGCCTGGCGAGGTCCGCGATATTATCCGCAAATCCCGGGATATCCAGAGCCTCGAGCTGTCAGAGGCCGCAGCTTTGCTTAACGTTGAAGATAAGGGGCTTTGGGAAGAGATCTTTGATGCCGCCGCCCGGATTAAGCGCAAGGTTTATGACAACCGGGTGGTTACTTTCGCCCCGCTTTATTGCTCCAGCCTTTGCGTGAACAACTGCGCTTATTGCGGGTTCCGCGGGGAGAACCAGGTCATTGAGCGCCGGACATTGAGCATTTCTGAAGTCCGTAAAGAAGCTGAAGTGCTTGCCGGAAAGCTCGGCCATAAAAGGCTGGTCGTGGTCTTCGGCGAACATCCTTCATCCGGCGCCGATTATATCTGCGAGGTTATGCGCGAGATATACGATGTTAAGATCAAGACCCGCCGCGGCTTCGGGGCTATCCGCAGGGTCAACGTCAACGCCGCCCCTATGAGCATAGCCGATTACAAGAAGGTCAAAGCCGCGGGGATCGGGACTTTTCAGGTTTTTCAGGAGACGTATCACCGCCGGACATATGGAAATGTTCACCCGGCAAATACCATAAAGGGCGATTTCGGATGGCGGCTTTATTCTTTGCACCGGGCCATGGAAGCGGGGATCGACGATGTGGCGATCGGGGCTCTTTTCGGTTTGTATGCCTGGCGTTTTGAGGTGCTGGGCTTGCTCGCCCATGCCCGCGACCTGGAAAAATATTTCGGGATCGGCCCGCACACCGTGTCCTTTCCCAGGCTTGAGCCCGCGGCCAATACCCCTTTCATAAATAAAACCGAGCATGCTGTAAAAGACGATGATTTCAAGAAGCTGGTGGCGGTTTTGAGGCTTGCCATACCTTACGCCGGTATGATCGTTACCTGCCGGGAACCCCCCAGGATGATGGGCGAGGTCATAGCCATGTGCACCCAGCGCGACGCTTCCTCCAAGGTCGGCATCGGCGCCTACAGCGAGCGCGGGGACAACCAGGAGGAGAATATCCAGCAGTTCATTCTCGGTGACAGCCGTTCCCTGGATGAGGTGATCAGGGATCTGGCTGCCAGGGGTTATATTACTTCTTTTTGCACCGCGGGTTACCGCTGCGGCCGGACCGGCGACAATATCATGTCTATGCTTAAGACCGGCAGGGAAGGTTGTTTATGCAAACTGAACGCTGTCCTCACTTTTCAGGAATGGCTGGATGATTTTGGCAGCGACCAGACCCGCAAGATCGGCGAAGGCCTGATTGACCGGGAGATCGCTCAGATAAAAGCCAGGGTCCCCGCGGATTTTTCCGCGGAGATGTTCCGGGCCTTCAGCGAATACCACAGCCGGATCAGGGCGGGGGAAAGAGACCTTTGTTTTTAAACCGGAGATGAAATGGAATACCGCATAGAAAAAGACCTGCTCGGCGAATTAAAAGTACCGCAGACCGTATATTGGGGTATCCATGCGCAACGGGCGCTGTCTAACTTCTCCGTCAGCGGCCGGAAAGTCAATCCGGCATTGCTGCGGGCATACGCGAAGGTAAAAAAGGCCTGCTGTCAGGCTAACCAGGAATTAGGCCTTTTGGAGGATAAGAAAGCCAAAGCCGTGATCCAGGCGTGCGATGAAATTATTGAAGGTAAATTTTCCGACCAGTTTCCCGTGGACGCCCTGCAGGGCGGCGCCGGCACCTCGACCAATATGAACGTAAATGAAGTTATCGCCAACCGGGCCATAGAGCTTCTGGGTGGAAAACGAGGGGATTATTCGATCGTTCATCCCCTGGAAGAGGTGAACCTTAACCAGTCGACCAATGACACCTATCCTACTGCTTTAAAGATCGCCGCGATAACGGGATTCCGTGATTTGAGCCAGGCCATAGCCGGGCTTCAAGGCGCTTTCCAGAGAAAAGAAAAAGAATTTGCTAAGATAGTCAAGATTGCCAGGACCGAACTTCAGGAAGCGGTGCCCATGACCCTGGGCCAGGAGTTTTCGGCGTTCGCCGAGGCTATTGCCCGAGACCGGTGGCGGACCTTTAAATGCGAGGAGAGGCTGCGGCTGGTTAATATCGGAGGCACAGCTGTTGGAACAGGCATAACCGCGCCGCGCAGTTATATATTCCTGGTAATTGAAACCTTGCGCAATGTCACCGGCCTGGGTTTGAGCCGGGGCGAAACTGTGCTGGATCAAACCGCAAACAGCGATTGCTTTGTCGAGGTTTCCGGGATACTTAAAGCCCATGCCAGCAATTTAATAAAGATCTGCAATGACCTGCGGCTTTTAAATCTGCTCCAGGAGATCGAGTTGCCCGGATCACAGGCCGGCTCATCGGTTATGCCCGGCAAGATCAATCCGGTCATGCTGGAAATGGTCATTCAGGTCGCTGTTAAGGTCATTGCCAATGACCTGATAATCACCGAATGCTGTTCCCGCTCAAGCCTGCAGATAAATGAGTTTATGCCGCTTCTGGCGGACGCTATTCTGGAATCGTTGGATATTTTGAGCGAAAGCAGCAAGATATTCGGCGGCCATATATCGGCGATAAAGGCGAATGCGGAAAAATGCCGCGAATATTTTGACCGCAGCCCGGCCATAATCACAGTGCTTATCCCGCATATCGGTTATGAAAAAGCCGAAGCCCTACTTAAAGAGTTTTTCGGTTCAGGGGTAAAGGACCTCAGGGGATTTCTGGCCGAAAAACTGGGCAAAGAATTGATCGAAAGGGTCTTTGACCCGTATAACCTTATTTCCTTAGGATACCAGGCAAATGAAAAAAACCCCTAAATCGCTGAGATTGCATATAGGTATTTTCGGCAGGACCAATGTCGGTAAATCCAGTTTTCTGAATATGGCGGCGGGCCAGGACGTGGCTATTACCTCGCCTGTAGCCGGGACAACCACGGATGTGGTGGAAAAGCCTATGGAGCTTATGCCTATAGGACCGGTGGTTTTTCTGGATACCGCAGGCCTGGATGACCGGTCTGTTCTATCCGAGGCCAGGATGAAAAAGACGCGCAAGATCTTTGACCGCGCGGATGTGATTGTTCTTTTGACCGAGGCTGATAACTGGGGCAGTTACGAGGGCCAAGTGCTGGAAGAGGCTGTAAAGCGGCAGACGCCGTTTATTACAGTTATAAATAAAATAGATCTGAAAGCCCCAACAGCGGAATTCATCAATAAGATAAAAGAAAAAGCTGAACGGGTTATCTGTTGCTCGAGTGTTGACTGGCCCAACCGGGATAAATATGTTAATGCCTTAAAAAAAGAAGTACTCGATGTCTGCCCGGATGAGTTCCTGAATCCTCCGCCTTTGATTGCGGACCTGCTGCCCGCAGGGGGGTTGGCGGTGATGATAGTCCCTATTGACCTGCAGGCGCCTAAAGGCAGGTTGATCCTTCCCCAGGTTCAGACTATCCGCGACGCGTTGGATAATGACGCCGCGACCCTGGTGGTCAAAGAAAGGGAATACGGGCATCTCCTGCGCAAGTTAAAGGAACCGCCGGATATCGTGGTCTGCGATTCACAGGTGGTCCTGAAGATGGTCGCGGATACGCCCAAGGAAGTAAAGTGCACTACGTTTTCCATACTTTTCTCGCGTTACAAAGGCGATCTGATTGAGGCGGCTAAAGGGGCGGCGGCTATTAATTCTTTAAAACCTAAGGACAAAATCCTCATCGCCGAGGCCTGCAGCCATCACGCCATTGAGGACGATATAGGCAGGGTGAAGATCCCCCGCTGGCTGCGCCAGTATATAGGAGGGGATATCCAGATCGATGTTTACTCTGGCAGGGATTATCCCGAGAACCTGCAGGAATATAAGCTGGTTATCCATTGCGGAGGATGCATGATCACCCGCAGGGAAATGCTTTTCCGGATCGAAAAGTCCAAAGAAGCGGGCGTGGCGATCACCAATTACGGGGTGGCGGTGTCTGTGCTTCAGGGGGTGGTTCACCGGACGCTTTCTCCGTTCCCTGCCGCCTTGGACGCGTTCAACAGGGCTGAAGAAAGGTTTAAAAAAGGGTTATAATCCCTTTTCACTTGACAAAATAAGATATTGTGGTACACTTATTGTGTACTCAATAGTGCATTAGAAAGACAATGATGTCTTCTGTGAGCGATCACACGAAGGCATTTTTTTTCGCGCTAAGGCGAAAGATTCCATAGACGGAATACCAAGGATAATGATGTCCTGGACTGTGTCGTTTGACGGCACGGTTCGGGATTTTTTTTTAGGAACCGCCAAAAAGGGGTTTTAAGATGAAAGAACGCATAATACGCGTGGCTGTAGGGCAGATAAATTGCACAGTAGGTGATCTGGAAGGCAATGCCGTAAAGATCAAAGAGGCGTTCCGCGGAGCCGGGCTTTCCCAGGCGGATATCGTTTTGTTTCCGGAACTGGCGCTTACCGGTTATCCTCCGGAAGACCTGTTGCTTAAGCCAAAGTTTATCCTGGATAATCTGGATTGCCTGAACTCACTCGCCAAATCGCTTTCCGGGGCAATAGCGGTGGTGGGATTTGTGGACTGCAGGGGCAAGGATATTTATAACGCCGCGGCAGTGATCTGCGAAGGCAAAGTCCAGGGCGTGTATCATAAGATGCTTTTGCCTAATTACGGGGTGTTCGATGAAAAACGTTACTTCACTCCCGGTAGCGAGCC contains:
- a CDS encoding nucleoside transporter, translated to GINKFLHISFVWTLQNILGYVFYPIAVILGVPLQDAGTVARIVGERTIVTEVVAYQDLAAVLSKGLLRDPRSAVITVYALCGFAHFASMAIFVGAVSALAPKRTRDISAIAFRALAAATLACLMTACVAGVFFNANGTILLGK
- a CDS encoding cation:proton antiporter; amino-acid sequence: MQYLSEHHILIFLVQIFILLGLARGLGELFNRFKQPALTAEILVGILLGPTILGRFFPHLHQAIFPPDLLQSNMLQTVAWLGLLFFLMETGLKMDFSIAWRYRSEALTIALTDIIVPMTIAFTASYLLPAHYLVDPGQRVVFSLFMATAMTISAMPVTIRALNDLNLSKTDLGFLIMSALAVNEIIGWLIFTLILSFITSVNVDMVRIFLVFSVAVGFMIFCMTVGKNLVNRVITRIKTLNMSEPGSSLTFICLLGFFCGAVFQKIGINALMGFFVAGVMAGEARSLSVRTRQVISQMVYAIFVPLFFACIGLNVDFLKNFNLFLVFFVTVVSISGKFLGAWLGVNFTGLPRTNRLSIAIAHTPGGSIEIVIALLALQYNLISPVMFVAIVCGAILSSIIFGPWLKYSVTRRKEISILEFFSRETIIPELKSESRDNAIYELCALAAEQDNSPQSDTLYSGVMERENLMATAVEEGIALPHGRFASLRRPLVVFGRSVTGIDWDSPDGKPTHFVFLILTPAGDDEFQIQILRHIAKTMIEKDTRESIMRCGNAQGLWGILQIALTAKRVVRKPKTGHSPADK
- a CDS encoding DUF45 domain-containing protein, whose amino-acid sequence is MILEQGNIFEHPADNKDKEAFQAILKNDSFELESIISQGQRTEQGKWLDEENNEWVVLLSGKARLLFERGNIVRELKPGDYVYIPSHCQHRVEWTAPGEKTVWLALHFKPSGKSRGCGGHGLASGQVKIVRTARRKKTIAARMVDGVLCVFCPRNTPQDFLVRTVEKFKVKFNKQALKKQLNRDKDLRTVASELNRKYFQGKLTVNSIEYVTDQKSKFGCCNYHKKAIRIAHCIAAMPEWVRDYVVVHELAHLLVPDHSRAFWDLVANYKLAERAKGYLLAKGIDHNEESQF
- a CDS encoding SH3 domain-containing protein, with translation MKNHSSDFCYLRPLLPVIVLGLALLNCGCVSLRERLYYSAPTVISGTCRQMNTPGFWISRHADPDRVIMDRGQIERFNSCISEEPGLVRDITGLADLYSGRELAEEFNRQIKSLYQHGLYTFSGKKAGRDFYKTAEDLMCLAGVAPQVKVKFGFISASSDQRLLPLEDGLYAKINDIDFDELQNSSLDIATPVAVLHQSVDGKWLYLLAPLSDGWVKADNVALCSRQQLKGFLSAQRFSVVISARADIFLDDRLTDHYDYLRMGSRIKVQADLTDAIVKVSVPVKDVDGGFIEKTAYMKKNDLSPGYLPYTPRNMIEQAFKQLNSPYGWGGMNGEADCSQFVKEVFACSGICLPRNSSSQSGIGALIAEFNNKEDSQSKIDILGKVYGGVTILGLKGHIMLFLGMAGARPYAIHSLWAYRQRSGGKDTVRRVNRVVVTGLDLGKGSFKGSLLQRLKSVRQISD
- a CDS encoding TonB-dependent receptor, yielding MTRLILAAVTVGCACTVCFAQDQPLSLEPIVVARSNTRFLKAYSLSYDESSGISEGSPFKSLSQTPLDLQSRNLFGDIQTDMSLRGSGSQGVLVAIANQRINDPQTSHYNCDIPLTAADIQRIEIIPGAASSVFGPDAVGGVVNIIPKRPIAKKTVIETKAGSHGTFYDLFSYSDKAGDLGLRFSQENHISGGFREDTDFRKSTTAVSSSFDAPDLQADINLGYQDKEYGAYDFYTPGKGYPSQEHTRTYLLDSRLGWQKGELKIKPGFLWRRHYDKFILDKTGYKSKSINHHRSDIYTPFVYLQRESELLGASGLGLECGQERMRSGSLGDHQRGHKSAYIEDEKELNDLWAIGGSARLDDYDGFGQAYTGSLNSRYRLSGKESVSLAVSRNIRVPSFTELYYSDPTTIGYSGLKEERSINYQVGYDRKIKKGSWGTVFFIRKEDNTIDWVKSIPDQEKWQAGNIPGVDVSGIESYFKRDINAAISLDSNYTYINKPADKHGYLYKYGRNYTRHLANMLFSFKFPFADSFLGVTYKKKPGRDGWTIVNTGISRQVNKNIKVYLKAENLFNSEYQEIEGIPQPGRWVEAGMRLEW
- a CDS encoding cold-shock protein; protein product: MAKGKVKWFSNQKGYGFITPESGADVFVHHSAIQGDGYKTLDEGQEVEFDIEKGPKGEQATNVVKL
- a CDS encoding cold shock domain-containing protein; translated protein: MHTGKIKKLVRDRGFGFISDTDGREVFFHQSSLVDVQFAALNEDQLVDFEVEKSPKGPRAINVKPSTGEAPSAEAQA
- a CDS encoding iron-only hydrogenase system regulator, which translates into the protein MEKHLGAVVIIVKKRQEAASGVNELLSQFGNIIVSRTGFPYEKRGVNVITLIVDGTTDEIGALTGKLGMFKSVTVKTTLAKV
- the hydG gene encoding [FeFe] hydrogenase H-cluster radical SAM maturase HydG, with the translated sequence MHNALKEIKDFKKMTIKEEENAKYLNGGKDFIDDPEISRLLKVRRDIEPGEVRDIIRKSRDIQSLELSEAAALLNVEDKGLWEEIFDAAARIKRKVYDNRVVTFAPLYCSSLCVNNCAYCGFRGENQVIERRTLSISEVRKEAEVLAGKLGHKRLVVVFGEHPSSGADYICEVMREIYDVKIKTRRGFGAIRRVNVNAAPMSIADYKKVKAAGIGTFQVFQETYHRRTYGNVHPANTIKGDFGWRLYSLHRAMEAGIDDVAIGALFGLYAWRFEVLGLLAHARDLEKYFGIGPHTVSFPRLEPAANTPFINKTEHAVKDDDFKKLVAVLRLAIPYAGMIVTCREPPRMMGEVIAMCTQRDASSKVGIGAYSERGDNQEENIQQFILGDSRSLDEVIRDLAARGYITSFCTAGYRCGRTGDNIMSMLKTGREGCLCKLNAVLTFQEWLDDFGSDQTRKIGEGLIDREIAQIKARVPADFSAEMFRAFSEYHSRIRAGERDLCF